A genomic stretch from Shewanella woodyi ATCC 51908 includes:
- a CDS encoding anthranilate synthase component II: protein MLLMIDNYDSFTFNLVQYFQQLGQEVVVKRNDEITLVDIEKLAPSHIIISPGPRSPNEAGISLAAIEHFAGKLPILGVCLGHQAIAQVFGAQVIRAKRVMHGKTSCINHLGKRLFKELKDPLTVTRYHSLLVGSLPKDFILDAWFDDEHCGREIMAMSHKHLPIYGVQFHPESVLTEQGHELLQNFLSLS from the coding sequence ATGCTTTTAATGATCGACAATTACGACTCATTTACTTTTAACTTAGTGCAATATTTCCAGCAGCTAGGTCAAGAGGTCGTGGTTAAGCGTAATGATGAGATCACTTTAGTAGATATAGAGAAGCTAGCACCAAGCCATATTATTATTTCACCAGGTCCCCGTAGTCCTAATGAGGCGGGGATATCGTTAGCGGCGATTGAACATTTTGCGGGTAAATTGCCGATCTTAGGCGTCTGCTTAGGTCATCAGGCCATCGCTCAGGTGTTTGGGGCACAAGTGATCCGCGCTAAACGTGTGATGCACGGTAAAACCAGCTGTATTAACCATCTTGGTAAGCGACTCTTTAAAGAGCTGAAAGATCCACTTACTGTGACCCGCTATCATTCACTTTTGGTCGGCTCTCTGCCTAAAGACTTCATTCTCGATGCCTGGTTCGATGATGAACATTGTGGTCGCGAGATCATGGCCATGAGCCATAAGCATCTTCCTATTTATGGGGTTCAGTTTCACCCCGAGTCAGTGCTCACTGAGCAAGGGCATGAGCTATTGCAAAACTTCCTTAGTTTAAGTTAG
- a CDS encoding GGDEF domain-containing protein — translation MPNLASLFLKLLTLGCQHSSSKTLERKVIQVNLGVMVSATTILTFDFLFYLTGNGALIYSGLIQTPFLLLLPTVWWLNHTGRLFLARWAIFIIVISDTTSTLLLAQGTQLLIHYYFLLFAIIPAAFFEISQWRSSAILFITNLSLYFFFQLNGWEALPEIYELQAQQLNLLRVIMVGSSVFTIILLLLISERYSERNEIFLEKLANTDPLTSLNNRRHFIDNVQQQLAKKLDQNLALAIIDIDHFKQINDTGGHDAGDEALKHISQILSKHVGEKELLARIGGEEFAILYIESTAELATKKGDALLRQFENTPFYYFEKEYKITASIGLCLFTGQQDLDQVMREADEALYQAKEGGRNRQKIKKIA, via the coding sequence ATGCCGAACCTAGCCTCTCTTTTTCTTAAGCTATTGACCTTAGGCTGCCAACATAGCAGTAGTAAAACCTTAGAGCGTAAGGTAATACAGGTGAACCTTGGTGTGATGGTCAGCGCGACGACCATACTCACCTTTGATTTTCTGTTTTACCTTACAGGAAATGGAGCACTCATCTACTCCGGGCTGATACAGACTCCATTCCTGCTTTTGCTACCAACAGTCTGGTGGCTTAATCATACTGGCCGGCTATTTTTGGCAAGATGGGCTATCTTTATCATCGTCATATCTGATACAACTTCCACCCTGCTTTTAGCACAAGGAACCCAGCTACTAATCCATTACTACTTCCTGCTATTTGCCATCATTCCTGCTGCATTCTTCGAGATATCTCAATGGCGCTCATCGGCAATCTTATTTATAACCAACCTAAGCCTCTATTTTTTCTTCCAACTAAACGGCTGGGAGGCACTTCCTGAAATATATGAACTACAGGCGCAGCAACTCAATCTTCTTAGAGTTATCATGGTTGGATCCAGTGTGTTCACCATTATCTTACTGCTATTGATAAGTGAGCGTTACTCAGAAAGGAATGAGATTTTTCTAGAAAAACTTGCCAATACCGATCCCCTAACCTCCCTCAATAACCGTCGCCACTTTATCGATAATGTTCAGCAACAACTGGCAAAAAAGTTAGATCAAAACCTGGCTCTTGCCATCATAGATATAGACCACTTTAAACAAATTAATGACACTGGTGGTCACGATGCAGGAGATGAAGCACTCAAGCATATTAGCCAGATACTTAGTAAGCATGTTGGGGAAAAGGAGCTGCTGGCAAGGATTGGAGGTGAGGAGTTCGCGATCCTCTACATAGAGTCCACTGCAGAGTTAGCGACGAAAAAAGGCGATGCACTTCTTAGGCAGTTTGAAAACACTCCTTTTTACTATTTCGAAAAGGAGTACAAGATCACCGCCTCAATCGGTTTATGCTTATTTACAGGCCAGCAAGATCTAGATCAAGTGATGAGGGAGGCAGATGAGGCGCTTTATCAGGCTAAAGAGGGGGGAAGAAACCGACAAAAGATCAAAAAAATTGCATAA
- a CDS encoding ClpXP protease specificity-enhancing factor, translating into MKPMTPNRPYLLQAYYDWLMDNELTPHVVVDAFVPGTQVPQQYVKDGQIVLNITSSAVGNLQIGHEYIEFNARFGGVPQQVVLPMASIVAIYARENGAGTVFDVEEAYQLEDDEFESGLSVVEEAEDEDVVIEAVDETPKTSEPKRRGHLTLVK; encoded by the coding sequence ATGAAACCTATGACCCCGAATCGTCCATATTTATTACAGGCATATTATGACTGGTTAATGGATAATGAGTTGACCCCACATGTCGTTGTTGACGCCTTTGTTCCGGGTACTCAAGTTCCACAGCAATATGTTAAAGATGGTCAGATTGTACTTAATATCACCTCTTCAGCTGTAGGTAATCTACAGATTGGTCATGAGTATATTGAGTTCAATGCACGTTTTGGTGGTGTACCTCAGCAGGTTGTTCTTCCTATGGCATCAATTGTTGCTATCTACGCCAGAGAAAATGGTGCAGGTACTGTTTTTGATGTAGAGGAAGCCTATCAACTTGAAGATGATGAGTTTGAGTCTGGTTTATCTGTAGTTGAAGAAGCAGAAGATGAAGACGTTGTCATTGAGGCTGTGGATGAAACTCCTAAAACATCAGAGCCAAAGCGACGAGGTCACCTGACGCTGGTTAAGTAA
- the sspA gene encoding stringent starvation protein SspA, translating into MAVAANKRSIMTLYSGADDLYSHQVRIVLAEKGVTVDVLQVEPSEMPEDLIELNPYNTVPTLVDRELVLYNSRIIMEYLDERFPHPPLMPVYPVSRGRTRLMMHRIQHDWYTLVERIRTGDRADAARKELQEGLTAIAPVFSEMPYFMAEEFGLADCYLGPLLWRLPVLGIELDIRTAKEVKAYMTRLFDRESFKASLTEAEREMRMGA; encoded by the coding sequence ATGGCTGTTGCTGCCAATAAACGCTCAATCATGACCCTGTATTCAGGTGCTGACGATCTCTATAGTCATCAAGTTCGTATCGTCTTAGCTGAAAAAGGAGTTACAGTTGATGTACTTCAGGTTGAACCAAGTGAAATGCCTGAAGATTTAATCGAATTGAACCCTTACAACACAGTGCCAACTTTGGTTGATCGTGAGCTAGTGCTTTACAACTCTCGTATCATTATGGAGTACTTGGATGAGCGTTTCCCACATCCACCTCTAATGCCTGTGTACCCAGTTTCACGCGGACGCACACGTTTAATGATGCACCGTATCCAACATGATTGGTACACGCTGGTTGAGCGTATTAGAACTGGTGACCGTGCTGACGCTGCTCGTAAGGAGCTGCAAGAAGGTTTAACGGCTATCGCACCAGTATTTAGTGAGATGCCATATTTTATGGCTGAAGAGTTTGGTTTAGCTGATTGTTACCTTGGCCCACTGTTGTGGCGTCTACCTGTACTTGGTATCGAACTTGATATCCGTACAGCGAAAGAAGTTAAAGCCTATATGACACGTCTATTCGATCGTGAATCATTTAAAGCGTCTTTAACTGAGGCTGAGCGCGAAATGCGCATGGGTGCTTAA
- a CDS encoding cytochrome c1: protein MKKLIIALVTLIPSLAFAAGGSHVPLESANIDLHDKESLQRGLDSFQHYCAGCHSTQYQRYGRVADDLGISVDDMRAKYIFDDSIKIGSLMENSIPSKDAAKWFGATPPDLTLVARVRGEDWIYSYLKGFYHDESRPFGVNNTVFPSVGMPHVMQELQGLPVKQEDGTIVSTGGKLNAEEYDQVVRDITGFLVYSGDPVKLERESLGWWVMGFLFIFFIIAYFLKKEYWKDVH, encoded by the coding sequence ATGAAAAAATTAATTATTGCATTAGTTACCTTAATTCCGTCTCTAGCATTTGCTGCTGGTGGATCACATGTACCTTTAGAGAGTGCAAATATTGATCTCCATGATAAAGAGTCACTACAACGTGGTTTAGATAGTTTTCAGCACTACTGTGCTGGCTGTCATAGTACTCAATATCAGCGTTATGGCCGTGTTGCCGATGACTTAGGCATCTCTGTTGATGATATGCGTGCTAAGTATATATTTGACGATAGCATTAAGATCGGTAGCTTGATGGAAAACTCCATTCCATCTAAAGATGCTGCTAAGTGGTTTGGTGCTACTCCACCAGATCTGACCTTAGTTGCACGAGTACGTGGTGAAGATTGGATCTACTCTTATCTGAAAGGTTTCTACCATGATGAGAGCCGTCCATTCGGTGTGAATAATACTGTATTCCCATCTGTAGGTATGCCTCATGTAATGCAGGAGCTACAAGGCCTTCCAGTTAAGCAAGAGGATGGCACAATAGTTTCTACTGGTGGCAAGCTAAATGCTGAAGAGTATGATCAAGTGGTTCGTGATATCACCGGATTCCTCGTTTACTCGGGTGATCCTGTTAAACTTGAGCGTGAAAGCTTAGGTTGGTGGGTAATGGGCTTCCTGTTTATCTTCTTCATCATTGCTTACTTCCTGAAGAAAGAGTACTGGAAAGATGTACACTAA
- a CDS encoding cytochrome b has translation MVKNIVDWIDARIPMTATYNRHVGQYATPTNFNFWYFFGSLAMLVLVNQLLTGIWLTMNYVPTAEGAFASIEYIMRDVEYGWLLRYMHSTGASAFFVVIYLHMFRGLIYGSYQKPRELLWLFGMLIFLVLMAEAFMGYLLPWGQMSYWGAQVIISLFGAIPVIGDDLTLWIRGDFVVSGATLNRFFALHVIALPLVLVVLVFLHLIALHEVGSNNPDGIEIKKNKDENGWPVDGIPFHPYYTVKDIMGVAGFLIIFCYVLFFMPEGGGYFLEKPNFEAANPMKTPEHIAPVWYFTPFYAILRAIPDKLLGVVGMGLAIAVLFVLPWLDRCKVKSIRYRSMVHKLNISQFAVSFIVLGYLGAVPATPALTIAARIFTLTYFGFFLALWIYSKNEKTKPVPERLTH, from the coding sequence ATGGTTAAGAATATAGTTGATTGGATTGATGCTCGTATACCAATGACGGCCACCTACAACCGTCATGTTGGTCAATATGCGACACCGACTAACTTTAACTTTTGGTACTTTTTTGGCTCACTAGCCATGTTAGTTCTGGTTAATCAGTTACTAACAGGGATCTGGTTGACGATGAACTATGTACCTACGGCTGAAGGCGCATTTGCTTCAATCGAATACATCATGCGTGATGTTGAGTATGGTTGGTTACTACGTTATATGCACTCCACAGGTGCTTCGGCATTTTTTGTGGTGATATACCTGCATATGTTCCGTGGTTTAATTTACGGTTCATACCAGAAGCCTAGAGAACTACTCTGGCTCTTCGGTATGCTGATCTTCCTAGTGTTAATGGCTGAAGCCTTTATGGGTTACCTGCTTCCATGGGGACAGATGTCCTACTGGGGAGCACAGGTTATTATCTCATTGTTTGGGGCTATTCCTGTTATTGGTGATGATCTTACCTTGTGGATCCGTGGTGACTTTGTCGTCTCTGGTGCAACGCTTAACCGTTTCTTTGCACTCCATGTTATCGCACTACCTCTGGTATTAGTTGTTCTTGTTTTCCTTCACTTGATTGCGCTGCATGAAGTGGGATCGAATAACCCAGACGGTATCGAGATTAAGAAGAATAAAGATGAGAATGGCTGGCCAGTTGATGGTATTCCGTTCCACCCTTACTACACAGTTAAAGATATCATGGGTGTCGCAGGCTTCCTGATAATCTTCTGTTATGTGCTCTTCTTTATGCCTGAAGGTGGTGGTTACTTCCTTGAGAAACCTAACTTCGAGGCTGCTAACCCGATGAAGACCCCTGAGCATATTGCACCGGTTTGGTACTTCACACCTTTCTATGCAATTTTGCGTGCAATCCCTGATAAATTATTAGGTGTTGTGGGTATGGGGCTTGCTATTGCAGTACTGTTTGTATTGCCTTGGTTAGACCGCTGTAAGGTTAAGTCGATACGTTACCGCAGCATGGTTCATAAGTTGAACATCAGTCAGTTTGCAGTGTCATTTATCGTTCTAGGTTACCTAGGTGCGGTTCCTGCTACTCCAGCTCTGACTATCGCTGCTCGTATCTTTACTCTGACTTACTTCGGCTTCTTCTTAGCGCTGTGGATCTACAGTAAGAATGAGAAGACTAAACCTGTACCAGAGAGGTTGACTCACTAA
- the petA gene encoding ubiquinol-cytochrome c reductase iron-sulfur subunit, whose product MSNAPVDTGRRRFLTAATAVVGGAGAVAVAVPFIKSWNPSAKAKAAGAPVEVNISKVEPGQLIRVEWRGKPVWVVRRTEEILENLATLDDQLRDPASVEEQQPAYAQNAGRSINPEFFIAVGLCTHLGCSPTYLPDTFGEQVEGVPSGFFCPCHGSKFDMAGRVFQGVPAPLNLVVPPHQYIDDNNVIIGVDQGDA is encoded by the coding sequence ATGAGCAATGCGCCAGTCGATACCGGACGTCGCAGATTTCTGACCGCAGCAACCGCCGTAGTAGGTGGTGCAGGTGCCGTCGCTGTAGCGGTTCCTTTTATAAAGTCATGGAATCCGAGTGCCAAAGCGAAAGCTGCAGGTGCGCCGGTTGAAGTAAACATAAGTAAAGTAGAGCCGGGTCAATTGATCCGTGTTGAGTGGCGTGGAAAGCCTGTATGGGTTGTACGCCGTACTGAGGAGATTCTTGAGAATCTTGCAACTCTTGATGATCAACTTCGTGATCCTGCATCAGTTGAAGAACAGCAGCCTGCTTACGCGCAGAATGCTGGACGTTCAATCAACCCTGAGTTCTTTATCGCAGTGGGCCTATGTACTCACTTAGGTTGTTCTCCTACCTACTTACCAGATACATTTGGTGAGCAGGTTGAAGGCGTGCCTTCTGGTTTCTTCTGTCCATGTCATGGTTCTAAGTTTGATATGGCTGGTCGTGTATTCCAAGGTGTACCCGCTCCGTTGAACTTAGTAGTTCCACCTCATCAGTATATCGACGATAACAATGTCATCATCGGTGTAGACCAGGGGGATGCGTAA
- the hflC gene encoding protease modulator HflC, translated as MGRLVAIIAAVLVAVLLSSILVVNEGERAIVSRFGKILKDEGVTRIYEPGLHLKLPMIDKIRFLDSRIQTMDGAADRFVTSEKKDLMVDSYVKWRISDFEKYYLSTGGGIKANAESLLQRKINNDLRTEFGRRTIKEIVSGSRDELQQDALTNAAESAEDLGIEVVDVRVKQINLPANVSSSIYQRMRAERTAVAKEHRAQGMEQSEIIRAKTDASVTVQIADAERKALEIRGEGDATSAKIYSDAYSQDPEFYSFLRSLEAYKESFSDGSNVMVLEPDSEFFKYMNNSQLK; from the coding sequence ATGGGAAGATTAGTCGCAATTATTGCAGCGGTGCTTGTCGCCGTACTCTTGTCCTCAATCTTGGTTGTTAATGAGGGCGAAAGAGCAATTGTTTCACGCTTTGGCAAGATTTTAAAAGATGAAGGTGTGACTCGTATCTATGAGCCAGGTCTTCACCTTAAACTGCCTATGATAGATAAGATTAGGTTTCTTGATTCGCGTATCCAGACAATGGATGGCGCAGCTGACAGATTTGTTACTTCAGAGAAGAAAGACCTTATGGTTGACTCTTATGTGAAGTGGAGAATTTCTGATTTCGAGAAATACTACCTATCAACTGGTGGCGGTATTAAAGCCAATGCGGAGTCTCTATTACAGCGTAAGATTAACAATGACCTTCGTACGGAGTTTGGTCGACGTACGATTAAGGAGATTGTTTCTGGTAGCCGTGATGAACTTCAGCAAGATGCGTTAACTAATGCTGCAGAAAGTGCTGAAGATCTTGGTATCGAAGTGGTTGATGTTAGGGTTAAACAGATCAACTTACCTGCAAACGTCAGTTCAAGTATCTATCAGCGTATGCGCGCAGAGCGTACCGCTGTTGCTAAAGAGCATAGAGCTCAAGGTATGGAACAGTCTGAGATTATCCGTGCTAAAACAGATGCTTCAGTAACTGTTCAAATCGCTGATGCAGAACGTAAAGCGTTAGAGATCAGAGGTGAAGGTGATGCAACTTCAGCAAAGATTTATTCTGATGCATACTCTCAAGATCCTGAGTTCTATAGTTTTCTTCGTAGCTTAGAAGCGTATAAAGAGAGTTTTTCAGACGGATCTAATGTGATGGTTTTAGAGCCTGATAGTGAGTTTTTCAAGTATATGAATAACTCTCAGTTGAAATAA
- the hflK gene encoding FtsH protease activity modulator HflK, translated as MAWNEPGNKGKDPWGNKNGNDKGPPDLDEVFRNISKRFGGGKGNGSGSSFSSFSLIIVLGIAIVVWGLSGFYTVKEAEKGVALRFGQYVGEVEPGLQWKATFIDEVFPVNVNTVRSIPASGSMLTADENVVLVELDVQYRVVDAYRFLFSAVDANASLREATDSALRYVVGHNKMDDILTTGRDQIRRDTWAEVERIIEPYKLGIAIEDVNFLPARPPEEVKDAFDDAISAQEDEQRFIREAEAYARAIEPKARGQVQRMEQQANAYKEREILEARGKVARFELLLPQYKAAPEVTRERLYLDAMQTVMSGTSKVLVDSKSSNNMMYLPLDKLMQKNQSGAKPQKVNSAASLNSSSSTMGQNSMPIDSRPSRGERQGRN; from the coding sequence ATGGCTTGGAATGAGCCCGGTAACAAGGGTAAAGACCCTTGGGGGAATAAGAATGGTAACGATAAGGGACCACCAGATCTAGATGAGGTGTTTCGTAACATCTCTAAACGCTTTGGCGGTGGCAAAGGCAATGGTTCTGGCTCGAGCTTTAGCTCATTTAGCCTAATCATCGTTTTAGGCATTGCTATTGTTGTGTGGGGGCTATCAGGTTTCTATACAGTTAAAGAAGCTGAAAAAGGCGTGGCGCTGAGATTTGGTCAGTATGTTGGTGAAGTAGAGCCAGGTTTACAATGGAAGGCTACATTCATTGATGAAGTATTCCCTGTTAACGTGAATACAGTTCGTTCAATTCCTGCGTCTGGAAGTATGTTGACAGCCGATGAAAACGTCGTCTTAGTTGAGCTTGACGTTCAGTATCGAGTGGTTGATGCATACCGTTTCCTATTCAGCGCCGTTGATGCTAATGCCAGTTTACGTGAAGCAACGGATAGTGCCTTGCGCTATGTTGTTGGTCACAACAAGATGGATGACATCTTAACTACTGGTCGTGATCAGATCCGTCGTGATACTTGGGCTGAAGTTGAGCGTATTATTGAGCCTTATAAGCTTGGTATAGCGATTGAAGATGTTAACTTCCTACCGGCTCGTCCGCCGGAAGAGGTTAAAGATGCTTTCGATGACGCTATCTCTGCTCAAGAAGATGAACAGCGCTTTATTCGTGAAGCGGAAGCATACGCCAGAGCCATTGAACCAAAAGCTCGTGGTCAAGTTCAGCGTATGGAGCAACAAGCTAACGCTTATAAAGAGCGTGAAATCCTAGAGGCTAGAGGTAAGGTTGCTCGCTTTGAGCTTTTACTTCCTCAATATAAGGCTGCACCAGAAGTGACACGTGAGCGTTTGTATCTAGATGCAATGCAAACGGTTATGTCTGGAACAAGTAAAGTGCTTGTAGACTCTAAGAGTAGTAATAACATGATGTATTTACCTCTGGATAAACTGATGCAAAAGAATCAGTCTGGTGCTAAGCCTCAAAAAGTGAATTCAGCTGCTTCGCTTAATTCATCGAGCAGTACTATGGGCCAGAACAGCATGCCAATTGACTCACGCCCATCACGCGGCGAACGTCAGGGGAGAAACTAA
- the hflX gene encoding ribosome rescue GTPase HflX, producing the protein MFDRYEAGENAVLVHIDFSDEDSREDLVELQLLVESAGAQSVGVITGSRRSPDRKFFVGSGKADELAAMVAATEANVVIFNHALSPAQERNLEMVCQCRVLDRTTLILDIFAQRARTYEGKLQVELAQLRHMSTRLIRGWTHLERQKGGIGMRGPGETQLETDRRLLRGRISNINKRLAKVDKQREQSRRARRRSDLATVSLVGYTNAGKSTLFNSLTTSDVYAADQLFATLDPTLRKLDLDDGSIILADTVGFIRHLPHDLVAAFKATLQETREADLLLHIVDCHDENMGDNFEQVQLVLKEIGAEDIPQLIVCNKIDLLDEVNPKIDYDDEGVPIRVWVSAQKQQGLVLLKEAINSIVGKTTLSLNLEIPATAGHYLGQLYRLDVIQQKEYDDLGNCILSVRILEADWRRLVKQSEGELETFVVEHSAVE; encoded by the coding sequence TTGTTTGATCGTTATGAGGCGGGAGAAAACGCGGTTCTTGTCCATATCGACTTCTCCGATGAGGATAGTAGGGAAGATTTAGTCGAACTACAACTATTGGTAGAGTCGGCTGGGGCCCAGTCTGTTGGAGTGATAACAGGAAGCCGTCGTTCGCCTGACCGAAAGTTTTTTGTTGGTTCGGGGAAGGCCGATGAGTTAGCGGCTATGGTTGCCGCGACAGAGGCGAATGTGGTGATTTTTAATCACGCACTGAGCCCAGCTCAAGAGAGAAATCTTGAGATGGTGTGCCAATGTCGGGTATTAGACCGTACTACACTCATTTTAGATATTTTTGCCCAGAGGGCGCGAACGTACGAAGGTAAGTTACAGGTAGAGCTAGCGCAGTTACGCCATATGTCAACTCGCCTGATACGAGGTTGGACGCATCTGGAGCGCCAAAAGGGTGGTATCGGTATGCGAGGTCCTGGGGAAACCCAGCTCGAAACCGATAGACGTTTACTCCGGGGACGGATAAGCAACATCAATAAGCGCTTAGCAAAAGTAGATAAGCAACGTGAACAGAGCCGAAGAGCAAGGCGCCGTAGTGATTTAGCTACTGTGTCATTAGTTGGTTATACCAACGCAGGTAAATCGACTCTATTCAACTCTCTTACAACATCAGATGTTTATGCAGCTGATCAGCTCTTTGCCACACTAGATCCAACCTTAAGAAAGTTAGATCTTGACGATGGCAGTATTATTTTGGCTGATACTGTTGGTTTTATTCGCCATTTGCCACATGACTTGGTGGCGGCGTTTAAGGCGACACTGCAGGAAACACGAGAAGCTGATCTGTTACTTCATATTGTCGACTGTCATGATGAGAATATGGGGGACAACTTTGAGCAAGTCCAGTTAGTGCTCAAGGAGATTGGTGCAGAAGATATCCCGCAACTTATTGTTTGCAATAAAATTGACTTGTTGGATGAGGTAAACCCAAAGATCGACTACGATGATGAGGGTGTACCAATTAGAGTCTGGGTTTCGGCTCAGAAGCAGCAAGGTTTAGTGTTATTAAAGGAAGCTATCAACAGTATTGTTGGTAAGACAACTTTATCATTAAACCTAGAGATTCCGGCAACAGCCGGACATTATCTTGGTCAGTTATACCGACTCGATGTGATACAGCAGAAAGAATATGACGATCTGGGGAACTGTATCTTGTCTGTTCGCATTTTAGAGGCCGATTGGCGTCGACTTGTGAAGCAGAGCGAAGGAGAGTTAGAGACTTTTGTTGTCGAACATTCGGCAGTTGAGTAG
- the hfq gene encoding RNA chaperone Hfq gives MAKGQSLQDPFLNALRRERVPVSIYLVNGIKLQGQVESFDQFVILLKNTVSQMVYKHAISTVVPARPFNVSAHHSSPAPTPAGGFNGQNDETSE, from the coding sequence ATGGCTAAGGGGCAATCTTTACAAGACCCGTTTTTGAACGCACTTCGCCGTGAGCGCGTTCCTGTTTCTATTTATCTTGTTAATGGCATCAAACTACAAGGACAGGTTGAGTCATTTGATCAATTTGTTATTTTGCTTAAAAACACGGTTAGTCAGATGGTTTACAAGCACGCAATTTCAACGGTTGTGCCAGCTCGTCCATTTAACGTAAGTGCACATCATTCATCACCTGCGCCAACACCAGCTGGTGGCTTTAATGGTCAGAATGATGAGACTAGTGAGTAA
- the miaA gene encoding tRNA (adenosine(37)-N6)-dimethylallyltransferase MiaA yields the protein MGPTASGKTALAIALVEQHNCEIISVDSALIYRGMDVGSAKPNAEELGKAPHRLIDIRDPAESYSAADFRTDALQAIEEILAKGKTPLLVGGTMMYFKALLEGLSPLPAADDEIRKQIQIEADTYGWNHLHDELKQIDPVSAERIHPNDPQRLSRAIEVYRISGKSLTELTKIKSEPLPYDVVQFAISPKDRKQLHLSIEERFKLMLNQGFVEEVRSLRERSELHIDLPSMRCVGYRQCWQYLNGDYDYDTMVEKAVVATRQLAKRQLTWLRGWPELNWLESGSDSNLTTVLRHCR from the coding sequence ATGGGCCCAACGGCTTCGGGGAAAACAGCCCTCGCTATTGCATTGGTTGAGCAGCATAACTGTGAAATTATCTCTGTAGATTCAGCACTTATATACCGGGGGATGGATGTTGGTAGTGCAAAACCCAACGCCGAAGAGCTGGGAAAAGCGCCTCACAGATTGATTGACATTCGTGATCCCGCGGAAAGTTACTCCGCAGCAGACTTTAGAACTGATGCATTGCAAGCAATAGAAGAGATACTTGCTAAAGGGAAAACTCCCTTGTTAGTTGGTGGAACCATGATGTACTTCAAAGCTTTGTTAGAGGGGCTTTCACCACTTCCTGCTGCAGATGATGAAATACGTAAACAGATCCAGATTGAAGCCGATACCTATGGTTGGAATCATTTACATGATGAGCTTAAGCAGATAGATCCTGTTTCTGCTGAACGTATACACCCTAATGATCCACAGCGATTATCTAGGGCGATTGAAGTATACAGGATTAGCGGAAAATCGCTGACAGAACTCACCAAAATTAAGTCTGAACCTCTGCCTTATGATGTTGTTCAGTTTGCGATTTCGCCAAAAGATCGAAAACAGTTACATCTTTCTATAGAAGAAAGATTCAAATTGATGTTAAATCAAGGATTCGTTGAGGAAGTGCGGTCACTTAGGGAGCGAAGTGAACTGCATATTGACCTGCCTTCGATGAGATGTGTTGGTTATAGGCAATGCTGGCAATACCTAAATGGCGACTATGACTATGATACTATGGTCGAAAAAGCAGTCGTTGCTACTAGGCAATTAGCTAAACGTCAATTAACATGGTTGAGAGGATGGCCTGAGTTAAATTGGCTGGAAAGTGGGAGTGATTCAAATCTAACCACTGTATTGCGACATTGTCGCTAG